A portion of the Drosophila sechellia strain sech25 chromosome 2R, ASM438219v1, whole genome shotgun sequence genome contains these proteins:
- the LOC6608241 gene encoding protein transport protein Sec31A isoform X2: MKIKELQKTVNIAWSPAQQKQILLAAGTAAQQFDSNANSTLELYSPNFSDATYDLELRASVSSQYKFQKLIWSPVGPHPSGLIVGGCEAGQINIYSADKLLAGKEEPLLKRQDKHTGAVSGLDFNPFQNNLLASCASESEILIWDLNNPETSMSPGAKTQPLEDVKNVAWNRQVQHILASVFSTRCVIWDLRKSQQIIKLSDSQSRVRWHAIEWHPEAATQVWLASEDDQAPVVQLWDLRYATAPAKTYQIHERGVLGMSWCLQDNDLMVSCGKDNRIYCWNPNTKIPEGEILSEVATTASWYSDVQFCPRNPALIASASLEGAVSIYSLHGGTHHLVQTANKIADSFPGMDQFAQEPIPQQATQVVYHDLAHAPKWMKRPCGVAFGFGGKLVSFNGTSKTVKVQQLTTESALVDRANALERSLVDANYSDYCRQRADETPDQHGRYIWYFIKANFELNPKEEMLNLLGYNKDDIDSKFNKFIKETDGNSHSDVDTLTTRISTLTHQTQDNKFDGNAIDSQNHNDFATPPRPQFKVPSGDHSDSLIAEAILTGNVDAAVELCLEAQRIPEALIIASTAGIETLNRTQTRYLLQQKNELSHVISALVSRDWLDFVNRCTVDSWKEALVAALKHSERKVVDICERLGDRLLSECASSAEFTRNAMLCYICAGSIDKLVTAWYQLKRLEQQNPGYKPNTTELQDLAEMVMLMCKSLEQQGISVDLAGRFAGFLTEYGGLLASQGALTAALQYITTLGGGAASESDVLQSLRDRINNAVNLDYTQPQAPVAAAPHSYQQTRGRGSFSQPQPLASMPYGQPPNQYAQPNWPTQVPPLQTSYPGSQQPQAPPQIFNPQPVKPEPLAQPPRPLSNASSSGGPPPAGGASSSGGSGLSGRSKYVLDPSVAAPTSSYGMPYNPVPAPVPSAVPFGGGGVPGPAPQPASVPTYNSNAFNTNPIAAAQPYNPSPFMPAQQNQFVPGVNPIETMPPPAAPPVIQNVQRNPTPPPGWNDPPALKSSRAPKPKPVVEPSAAIFHPLFPVDPNQNQNGYVDPSQYQHASPPGGVPNTYYNPAAFNNNPQQQQHQQSYLQPQQPASGIPSQGGLQQQNWQGQKQTIGYTEQPAPIQQQRQPAPPKEKPPLPEEYIYLQTVLEELKNRCLGATNDPRTKRKFVDVVKRLENLYDCLRDGKLTPTTVQYLNQIVQYIQISDYANALEIHTQIAFGTDFAQCAGFMQGLKVLLQSASELQLVLR, encoded by the exons ATGAAGATCAAGGAACTGCAAAAGACGGTAAACATCGCCTGGTCGCCGGCGCAGCAGAAGCAGATTCTCCTGGCCGCCGGCACCGCCGCCCAACAATTCGATTCCAATGCCAATTCCACTCTGGAGTTGTACTCCCCGAACTTCAGCGATGCCACATACGATCTGGAGCTTAGGGCCAGCGTTTCCAGCCAGTACAA GTTCCAAAAACTCATCTGGAGCCCAGTGGGACCACACCCCAGTGGCCTGATTGTGGGCGGCTGCGAGGCGGGGCAGATTAACATATACTCAGCCGACAAGCTGCTTGCCGGCAAGGAAGAGCCGCTTCTGAAGCGCCAGGACAAGCACACAGGCGCCGTTAGCGGGTTGGACTTCAATCCCTTCCAGAACAACCTGCTGGCCTCATGCGCCTCCGAATCGGAAATCTTAATCTGGGACCTCAACAACCCGGAAACAAGCATGAGTCCCGGCGCCAAGACACAACCACTGGAGGACGTAAAGAACGTAGCGTGGAACCGGCAGGTGCAGCACATTCTGGCCTCCGTGTTCAGCACGCGCTGCGTGATCTGGGATCTGCGTAAGAGTCAGCAGATCATCAAGCTCTCCGACTCGCAGTCGCGAGTGAGGTGGCACGCTATTGAGTGGCATCCGGAGGCGGCGACGCAGGTGTGGTTGGCTTCCGAGGACGACCAGGCGCCAGTGGTGCAGCTGTGGGATCTGCGATATGCCACAGCTCCAGCCAAAACATACCAAATTCATGAGCGCGGAGTGCTGGGAATGTCGTGGTGCCTGCAGGACAACGATCTGATGGTTTCGTGTGGCAAAGATAACCGCATCTATTGCTGGAACCCCAATACCAAGATTCCTGAGGGGGAAATCCTATCTGaggttgccaccactgcctcCTGGTACTCCGATGTGCAGTTTTGCCCACGAAATCCGGCTCTGATAGCTAGCGCCAGCTTGGAGGGAGCAGTTTCCATTTACTCTCTACATGGAGGCACTCACCACCTTGTGCAAACTGCCAACAAGATTGCGGACTCATTTCCGGGCATGGATCAGTTTGCCCAGGAGCCAATTCCACAGCAGGCCACTCAAGTGGTTTACCATGACCTGGCGCACGCTCCCAAATGGATGAAGAGGCCATGTGGCGTTGCCTTTGGA tTCGGTGGCAAGTTGGTCAGCTTCAATGGAACCTCGAAAACGGTCAAGGTCCAACAGCTAACCACCGAATCCGCCCTTGTGGACCGGGCCAATGCCCTGGAACGCTCTCTGGTCGATGCCAACTATTCGGATTACTGTCGGCAGCGAGCAGACGAGACACCGGATCAGCATGGCCGCTACATCTGGTACTTTATCAAGGCGAACTTCGAGCTAAATCCCAAGGAGGAAATGCTGAACCTTTTGG GCTACAACAAAGACGACATCGATAGCAAGTTCAACAAGTTTATCAAGGAAACGGATGGCAACTCGCATTCGGATGTGGATACTCTGACGACCCGCATCTCGACACTGACCCAT CAGACGCAAGATAACAAGTTTGATGGCAATGCAATCGACTCACAAAATCACAACGACTTTGCCACTCCTCCGAGGCCGCAATTCAAAGTTCCCAGCGGAGATC ACTCGGATAGCCTGATTGCCGAGGCAATACTCACTGGCAATGTGGACGCTGCCGTGGAGCTCTGTCTGGAGGCGCAGCGCATTCCCGAAGCCCTGATTATCGCCTCAACGGCTGGCATTGAGACTCTGAACCGCACGCAAACGCGCTACCTGCTGCAGCAGAAGAACGAGCTATCGCACGTGATCTCCGCATTGGTATCCCGCGACTGGCTGGACTTCGTCAACAGATGCACTGTGGACTCGTGGAAGGAGGCCCTGGTGGCCGCGCTCAAGCACAGCGAGCGCAAGGTGGTGGACATCTGCGAGCGACTGGGCGATCGCCTCTTGAGTGAGTGCGCCTCAAGCGCCGAGTTTACGCGCAACGCCATGCTCTGCTACATTTGCGCCGGCAGCATCGACAAACTGGTCACCGCGTGGTACCAGTTGAAGCGGCTGGAGCAGCAGAACCCCGGCTACAAGCCCAACACCACAGAGCTGCAGGACTTGGCTGAGATGGTGATGCTGATGTGCAAGTCGTTGGAGCAGCAAGGCATATCCGTGGACTTGGCTGGTCGCTTTGCCGGCTTTCTGACTGAGTACGGCGGTCTTCTTGCGTCGCAGGGTGCTCTGACTGCAGCCCTGCAGTACATTACCACCTTGGGCGGAGGAGCTGCCAGCGAAAGCGATGTTCTGCAGAGCCTGCGAGACCGGATAAACAACGCTGTCAACCTGGACTACACCCAGCCACAGGCACCAGTCGCTGCTGCGCCCCACAGCTACCAACAGACGCGCGGTCGGGGATCGTTCTCGCAGCCACAGCCTTTGGCATCCATGCCCTACGGCCAGCCGCCCAATCAGTATGCACAGCCCAACTGGCCCACGCAAGTGCCTCCACTACAAACAAGCTACCCAGGAAGCCAGCAGCCTCAGGCTCCGCCACAGATATTCAATCCGCAGCCTGTGAAACCAGAGCCCCTAGCCCAACCACCGCGCCCACTCAGCAATGCCAGCTCTTCAGGTGGTCCGCCGCCAGCAGGAGGCGCATCATCCTCCGGCGGATCGGGTCTTTCTGGCCGCTCCAAATACGTTTTGGATCCATCTGTAGCAGCTCCAACCAGTTCCTACGGCATGCCATACAATCCAGTGCCGGCTCCCGTTCCATCAGCGGTTCCATTTGGCGGCGGAGGAGTGCCAGGTCCTGCACCCCAGCCAGCCAGCGTGCCAACGTACAACAGCAACGCGTTCAACACGAATCCGATTGCGGCTGCCCAACCTTACAACCCTTCGCCTTTCATGCCAGCTCAGCAGAATCAGTTCGTGCCCGGCGTGAATCCCATCGAGACAATGCCACCGCCAGCTGCGCCACCAGTTATCCAGAATGTACAACGCAATCCGACACCACCACCCGGCTGGAACGATCCTCCTGCACTGAAATCTTCGCGAGCA CCTAAGCCGAAGCCGGTGGTTGAGCCAAGTGCTGCAATCTTCCATCCCCTGTTCCCAGTCGACCCGAATCAAAACCAGAACGGTTATGTGGACCCCTCTCAATATCAG CACGCATCACCACCTGGAGGAGTGCCCAATACGTACTACAACCCGGCTGCTTTCAACAACAatccccagcagcagcagcatcagcaatcATATCTCCAGCCTCAGCAGCCAGCCTCTGGGATTCCGAGCCAGGGAGGACTTCAGCAGCAGAACTGGCAGGGACAAAAGCAAACCATTGGCTACACCGAGCAGCCAGCGCCCATCCAGCAACAGCGCCAACCGGCGCCGCCCAAGGAGAAGCCACCACTGCCCGAGGAGTACATCTACTTGCAGACTGTGCTGGAGGAGCTGAAGAACCGCTGCCTGGGCGCGACCAATGATCCG CGCACAAAACGAAAGTTTGTCGATGTTGTCAAGAGGCTCGAAAATCTCTACGACTGCCTGAGAGATGGAAAG CTCACTCCCACCACGGTGCAATATCTGAATCAAATAGTTCAGTACATTCAAATATCCGACTATGCCAATGCCCTGGAAATCCACACGCAAATCGCCTTCGGAACGGACTTTGCGCAGTGCGCGGGCTTCATGCAGGGACTGAAGGTCCTGCTGCAATCCGCATCCGAGCTGCAGTTGGTTCTCCGCTAG